A genome region from Salvia splendens isolate huo1 chromosome 19, SspV2, whole genome shotgun sequence includes the following:
- the LOC121779405 gene encoding uncharacterized protein LOC121779405, whose amino-acid sequence MASLEDVITEAKIHSDDPGSELGVLDSEPKEDRTRVLNLRKCEAVVSEQVVESEVIVESSANVNGSEGELVKSCDENDGNVENSLEEDRTRVLNLRKCDAVVSEQVVESEVIVETSVNVNGSESELVKTCNENEGNVENENYLEETGDFKSTGDDQLDVMDVDGCGEGTGDKMNDLEMNDMEHGFRVGDFVWAKIKSHPWWPGQVYDPEDASEFAMARKQEGRLLVAFFGDGSCSWCSLSQLVPFVDKFSQMSKDSSSKSFLYAVQTATDEVGRLMELEMMCKCVPEEKKESLAKPEVINAGLRAGVLVPEVDVCWLSLPQYEPADVLDRVTRLAKVVSVGNALDLAVLRSWLSAFCYFSGGRTLAEYHEPFDIEGLEEKNQDDLGVAVEAPVLGPQDDDWLSSPTARSVNSQAPSESKVLHRRKQRSVAELMGENKNVKPGKEGMDVEKSTTTRKRKKDTEQPSSMGKRGKKRKAEVSSSPMITDAKDDGANGGMSRKPKEIDSSVAEEAYEEARDDSDTVSTPRERKKSKYLSPPYTNLAWRLGSSSFKSLSSFKSVALVENDEATKTAEAGGEHAETATSQSISTDNEPTGSVGDTRSRTLKDVKMLSFSVSDVDIPVNELLLEIQRAALDPFYLSKTGSLDTVWAFVSALRSSTYLHGSDYKIYLKQLSQLTIISNGRAEEKTANRSPEENTPIASKTPKKTKKSASVVKSSVGSEKGETFPCLTLSFTPGFPLPSKKLIVGLFGKFGSLIMKETKVEKDSHSIRVAYTKDSDAEAAYESSSSTCPFGSENVSYSLQRCPKTRPPEKREAWGLVSDLSAIKQKLEITTATVENYRSRFSSEELGLKDEMKLLMEKMETVGEMVRVIVEKSTS is encoded by the coding sequence ATGGCGTCTTTGGAAGATGTTATTACTGAGGCAAAGATCCACTCTGATGATCCCGGCTCCGAATTGGGGGTTTTGGATTCTGAACCGAAGGAGGATCgaactagggttttgaattTGAGGAAATGTGAAGCTGTTGTGAGTGAACAGGTTGTGGAAAGTGAAGTTATTGTAGAGTCTAGTGCTAATGTGAATGGTTCCGAGGGCGAACTTGTTAAAAGTTGCGACGAAAATGATGGAAATGTCGAGAATTCTTTGGAGGAAGATCGGACTAGGGTTTTGAATTTGAGGAAATGTGATGCTGTTGTGAGTGAACAGGTTGTGGAGAGTGAAGTAATTGTAGAGACTAGTGTTAATGTGAATGGCTCTGAGAGCGAACTTGTGAAAACTTGCAACGAAAATGAAGGAAATGTCGAGAATGAGAATTATTTGGAGGAAACGGGGGATTTTAAGTCTACGGGTGATGATCAATTGGATGTTATGGATGTGGATGGATGTGGCGAAGGAACTGGTGATAAGATGAATGATTTGGAGATGAATGATATGGAGCACGGGTTTCGTGTGGGGGATTTTGTTTGGGCTAAAATCAAGAGTCATCCGTGGTGGCCGGGGCAGGTGTACGATCCAGAAGATGCTTCGGAGTTTGCTATGGCTCGTAAACAGGAGGGTCGTCTTCTGGTGGCCTTTTTTGGGGATGGTTCGTGTTCTTGGTGCTCGTTGTCTCAGCTGGTACCCTTTGTGGATAAATTTTCACAGATGTCGAAAGATAGTAGCTCGAAAAGCTTTCTTTATGCTGTGCAGACGGCTACGGATGAGGTTGGTAGGCTGATGGAGTTAGAGATGATGTGTAAATGCGTCCCCGAGGAAAAGAAAGAGAGTCTTGCTAAGCCGGAGGTGATAAATGCCGGATTGAGAGCAGGGGTCCTCGTGCCAGAGGTGGATGTTTGTTGGCTTTCTTTGCCCCAGTATGAACCTGCGGATGTGTTGGATAGAGTCACGCGGCTAGCGAAGGTGGTTTCTGTGGGGAACGCTCTCGACCTTGCTGTTTTAAGGAGTTGGCTGTCTGCGTTTTGTTATTTTAGTGGTGGTCGTACATTGGCTGAGTATCACGAGCCCTTTGATATTGAAGGTTTGGAAGAGAAGAATCAAGATGATTTAGGTGTTGCGGTTGAAGCCCCTGTGCTCGGCCCACAGGATGACGACTGGCTATCTTCGCCCACAGCACGGTCTGTGAACTCACAGGCGCCATCGGAGAGTAAGGTTTTGCATAGACGGAAGCAGAGAAGTGTGGCTGAGCTCATGGGAGAGAACAAAAATGTGAAGCCGGGTAAGGAGGGCATGGATGTCGAGAAGTCCACTACcacccggaagaggaagaaggataCCGAGCAGCCTTCTTCAATGGGGAAGAGAGGTAAGAAGAGAAAGGCGGAGGTTTCGTCGTCCCCTATGATAACGGATGCAAAAGATGATGGTGCAAACGGAGGGATGTCGCGAAAGCCAAAGGAAATCGATAGTTCTGTTGCGGAAGAAGCTTACGAAGAAGCCAGAGATGACTCAGACACAGTCTCAACCCcgagggagaggaagaagagcaAGTACTTATCTCCTCCGTACACTAATCTTGCTTGGAGACTGGGTAGCTCGAGCTTTAAGTCACTCTCGAGTTTTAAGTCCGTGGCACTGGTTGAGAACGATGAAGCTACCAAGACAGCTGAGGCGGGAGGAGAGCATGCAGAGACTGCTACGTCTCAGTCTATCTCAACGGATAACGAGCCAACAGGAAGTGTTGGTGACACACGTTCACGGACACTCAAGGATGTTAAGATGCTGAGCTTCTCCGTGTCTGATGTTGATATTCCGGTTAATGAACTACTGTTAGAGATACAGCGTGCAGCTCTCGATCCGTTTTACCTGAGCAAGACGGGCTCCCTTGATACGGTTTGGGCGTTCGTCTCTGCACTCAGAAGCTCAACGTACTTGCACGGATCggactataagatatatctcaAACAACTGTCTCAGCTAACGATCATAAGCAACGGACGAGCTGAGGAGAAAACGGCCAACAGATCGCCTGAAGAGAACACTCCCATAGCATCAAAGACACCAAAGAAAACCAAGAAATCTGCCAGTGTTGTGAAAAGCAGCGTGGGATCCGAAAAGGGCGAAACTTTTCCGTGCCTCACTCTGTCTTTCACGCCCGGATTTCCTCTGCCTTCGAAGAAACTGATCGTGGGGCTGTTTGGCAAGTTCGGGAGCCTCATCATGAAGGAAACAAAGGTCGAGAAAGACAGCCACTCTATCCGGGTTGCGTACACAAAGGACTCTGATGCAGAAGCAGCCTACGAATCATCATCAAGCACGTGTCCATTTGGTTCGGAGAACGTTAGCTACTCGTTGCAGCGCTGTCCTAAGACGCGGCCTCCTGAGAAACGAGAAGCTTGGGGCTTGGTTTCGGATCTCAGCGCCATCAAGCAGAAGCTCGAGATAACGACAGCTACTGTTGAGAACTACCGTTCGAGATTCTCGTCAGAGGAATTGGGTTTGAAGGACGAGATGAAGCTGCTGATGGAGAAGATGGAGACGGTCGGAGAGATGGTGAGAGTTATTGTTGAGAAAAGCACATCATAA
- the LOC121779406 gene encoding 50S ribosomal protein L12, chloroplastic-like — protein MASTTLSYATLGSASYPTLPSSQFPNPPLGFPSKSLSNPLRRRARLLRPLAAVDAPPKVVDLADRISNLTLADAQKLVEYLQDNLGVSAASFAPAAAAVAAPSAGEAAAVVEEKTEFDVVIEDVPSNMRIATIKVVRALTSLALKEAKELIEGLPKKFKEAVSKEEAEEAKKQLEDAGAKVSIV, from the coding sequence ATGGCTTCAACCACGCTATCCTACGCCACCCTCGGCTCCGCCTCTTATCCTACGCTCCCCTCCTCCCAATTCCCCAATCCACCTCTCGGTTTCCCCTCCAAATCCCTTTCCAATCCCCTCCGTCGCCGCGCTCGCCTCCTCCGCCCCCTCGCTGCCGTCGACGCTCCGCCAAAGGTAGTTGATCTCGCCGATCGGATCTCGAATCTCACCCTCGCCGACGCGCAGAAGCTCGTCGAGTACCTCCAGGACAATCTCGGCGTGTCCGCCGCGTCCTTCGCCCCCGCGGCTGCCGCCGTCGCGGCTCCTTCGGCGGGAGAGGCTgcggcggtggtggaggagaAGACGGAGTTCGACGTGGTGATCGAGGACGTGCCGAGCAACATGAGGATCGCAACGATCAAGGTGGTTAGGGCTCTCACGAGCCTCGCGCTGAAGGAGGCGAAGGAGCTGATTGAAGGATTGCCGAAGAAATTCAAGGAGGCGGTGTCgaaggaggaggcggaggaggcgAAGAAGCAGCTCGAGGACGCCGGCGCTAAGGTCTCAATCGTCTGA
- the LOC121780374 gene encoding monodehydroascorbate reductase 4, peroxisomal-like codes for MGRAFVYVIIGGGVAAGYAAHEFIQAGVSSGELCIISEEPVAPYERPALSKGYLLPEAPARLPSFHCCVGTNGERLAPKWYNENGIELILGTRVKSADVRRKTLLTATGETISYKYLIVATGARALKLEEFGVNTLDAPNVCYLRDVADADRLVDVMQSRSGGQAVVIGGGYIGMECAASLVINNLNVTMVFPEAQCMARLFSPKIAAFYEEFYQSKGVKFVKGTVLTSFDFNSDGKVCAVNLRDGSKLPADMVVVGIGIRPNTSLFEGQLTMEKGGIKVNGKMQSSNSSVYAIGDVAAFPVKIVGETRRLEHVDSARRAARHVVSAIIEPEKTGEFDYLPFFYSRVFTLSWQFYGDNAGEVVHFGDFSGNTFGAYWMNKGHLVGSFLEGGTKEQYEALAQATRLKPKIEDLAELESQGLEYAFNIIQKPPSPRPAEVGSGSTLVLDKPLHVWHATTGVIVAASVAAFAYWYGRKRKRW; via the exons ATGGGGAGAGCGTTCGTGTACGTGATAATCGGAGGAGGCGTCGCAGCTGGCTACGCCGCCCATGAATTCATCCAGGCAGGCGTCTCTTCCGGTGAACTCTGCATCATCTCCGAAGAGCCt GTTGCACCCTATGAAAGGCCTGCATTGAGCAAAGGTTACTTACTCCCTGAAG CTCCTGCACGCCTACCTTCATTTCACTGTTGTGTAGGTACCAATGGGGAAAGATTGGCTCCAAAATGGTACAATGAAAATG GTATTGAGCTAATTCTTGGAACTAGAGTTAAGTCTGCTGATGTCAGACGGAAGACACTGCTTACTGCAACAGGAGAAACAATAAGCTACAAGTATCTCATTGTTGCAACAGGTGCTCGG GCTTTGAAGCTTGAAGAGTTTGGGGTAAATACTTTAGATGCACCTAATGTGTGTTATTTACGAGATGTGGCTGATGCGGACAGACTTGTAGATGTGATGCAATCTCGCAGCGGTGGGCAGGCTGTTGTTATTGGTGGTGGCTATATTGGAATGGAATGTGCTGCATCTTTGGTGATAAACAACTTAAATGTGACTATGGTCTTTCCAGAGGCACAGTGTA TGGCCCGTTTATTCTCCCCCAAGATTGCGGCTTTCTATGAAGAATTTTATCAGTCCAAAGGGGTGAAGTTTGTCAAAGGAACTGTCTTGACATCATTCGATTTTAACTCTGATGGGAAG GTCTGCGCTGTTAATCTTCGAGATGGGAGCAAGCTTCCTGCAGATATGGTTGTGGTCGGTATAGGGATTCGACCGAACACAAGTCTGTTTGAAGGTCAATTAACAATGGAAAAAGGGGGAATCAAGGTGAATGGCAAAATGCAATCGAGCAACAGCTCAGTCTATGCAATTGGGGACGTCGCTGCTTTTCCAGTCAAAATAGTCGGTGAAACGCGCAGGCTCGAGCACGTTGACTCTGCACGGAGGGCAGCAAGGCACGTTGTTTCAGCCATCATCGAACCTGAAAAGACGGGCGAATTTGACTATCTACCGTTCTTCTACTCGAGGGTCTTCACTCTGTCTTGGCAGTTCTACGGCGACAATGCAGGCGAAGTTGTCCATTTCGGAGACTTCAGTGGAAACACTTTTGGAGCATACTGGATGAACAAAGGCCATTTGGTCGGATCTTTCCTCGAGGGTGGAACGAAGGAACAGTACGAGGCGTTAGCCCAGGCCACGAGGCTGAAACCCAAAATTGAAGACTTGGCTGAGCTCGAGAGCCAAGGGTTGGAATATGCCTTTAACATAATCCAGAAACCTCCGTCTCCACGCCCAGCAGAAGTGGGTAGTGGCTCCACTCTCGTCCTCGACAAACCACTACACGTCTGGCATGCTACTACGGGAGTTATCGTTGCTGCGTCCGTGGCGGCCTTCGCATACTGGTACGGAAGAAAGCGCAAGAGGTGGTGA
- the LOC121778778 gene encoding MYB-like transcription factor EOBII — MTKMEKRPCNEPEVRKGPWTMEEDLILINYIANHGEGVWNSLARSAGLKRTGKSCRLRWLNYLRPDVRRGNITAEEHLLIIEMHAKWGNRWSKIAKHLSGRTDNEIKNYWRTRIHKHIKQSENFATLPLSNFEEPVFTNQVHSSYVPADNALSQSNDHNIWGMEDFWSMQLLH; from the exons ATGACTAAGATGGAGAAAAGACCATGCAATGAACCAGAAGTGAGGAAAGGGCCATGGACTATGGAAGAGGATCTCATTCTCATAAACTACATTGCTAACCATGGTGAAGGTGTTTGGAATTCACTAGCTCGATCCGCCG GGTTGAAGCGCACCGGAAAAAGTTGTCGTCTCCGGTGGCTGAACTACCTTCGGCCGGATGTGAGAAGGGGCAATATCACGGCGGAGGAGCACCTTTTGATCATAGAGATGCACGCTAAATGGGGTAACAG GTGGTCGAAAATTGCAAAACATTTGTCCGGAAGAACAGACAATGAGATAAAAAATTATTGGCGAACTCGAATTCACAAGCACATAAAACAGTCTGAGAATTTCGCTACTTTGCCCTTGAGCAATTTCGAAGAGCCAGTCTTCACTAACCAAGTTCACTCCAGTTATGTCCCTGCGGATAATGCACTTAGCCAATCAAATGATCACAATATTTGGGGCATGGAGGACTTTTGGTCCATGCAATTACTTCATTGA